TCGCATTTCTTTGAATGAAAAACTTCACCGGTAATACATTCTGAATGAAAACGTACATTGATTGGTTTTGAAAGATCGGTGTTTTCGGCAATAATCGCCATGTGCGGCATCCAGTCGTTTTCGTCTTCAGAAAAAGCAATCATTCTGAAATTCCCGTACTCGGTGGGAACCTGAGCTTCCGCTTGAATTTTTAACATGTAGAATCAGTTTTTAAAGGTAGATAGTGAATCTTTGGAAATATTGCCTTGCAGAAAACTCATATTGGTCTTAATTCTTACCAAATATCTATTGAGCACCTCATCTTCGTCTTTATTAAGGAATTTTCTAAGTTTCTGGAGTTTCTTGTATGACTTCTCGAATTTTATTCTCGAGCTTTCCATTTCAATAAGATTATAGGCATTAATTGCGCTTATATAATCTTTTAAATGTAGTTTCAGTTTCGTGACTTCAGAATTCACCGCATCATTCCGGAATTTAGGAAATGAACCGATTAAGCTGGTAATTTCTGATGAGTATATAATAAGATTTTTTCGATCGCTTAATGAGTACGTGAGGCCTGTTCCATTTAAAGAAACAGAGTTTTCACCTACGGGCGAAAGATTTATCTTTTCGGCAGAACAGGAAAAAATAAAAAATAACAGTAAAATGTAACGAACTTTAAGTTTGGTCATTTTTCACGTTTTGATACAGGACCGGATTAAGACTTTCATCATTATACATTTTCATCTGTTTATAAACTTTCATCTTAATCTTACCGCTCTCAATATCAAAAAGCAAATGGTCTATTGCTTCAGACAGATCTTTTTTCTGCTCCAATAATACATTAAGCTTATTGGTACAGTTAAATCTGTGTTCTTCACTTGCAGAAGTTCTGTGAGCTTCAAGTGACATGTGGTAGACTTTCAGTGCGAGAATCGACAGGCGATCTACTGCCCATGCAGGGGTTTCGCTGTTGATTTTTGCGTTGGAATCCGGAGTTATATCTGAATATTTCTGAAGAAACCAACTGTCGATAAACTCTACCAAATCAGTTCTTTGCTGATTCGAAGAGTCTATTCTTCTTTTAATTTTTAAGGCTTCAAGCGGCTCTATATTTTCGTCGCGAATAATATCTTCCAAATGCCATTGAACGGTATCGATCCAGTTCTTTGCATACAAAAGCCATTCCAAAGAATTTTTTTCAAAGGAATTGTTGATAGGAGTATCTACATCATCGTTTTGGTGATAATCATTAATCGACTGATTAAAGATTTCCCAGGCACTTTCGGAAAAACTCATAACTGAAAATTAGTTCGCAGGATTTGAATTGTTTTTCGGGTCTTCGGGAGTTTTTTTGTCTTCCTCTTTCACAGCATCTTTAAATTCTTTGATACCTGAACCCAAACCACGCATCATTTCAGGAATTTTCTTACCTCCGAAAAGGATGAGTAAAATTACAGCAACAATAAGTAGATGCTGCCAGGAAAGTGCTAATATAGTAAGTGTAACCATGTTCTAAATTTTGTGCAAAGTTAAATTATATTTTTCAATTTACCCAACCCAATGGGTCCACAGGATTGGTACCGTTCCAAATCTGAAAATCAAGCGTGTAAGTCCCGTCGAAATCGGCACCTACAGTGCCAATGGACGTTCCCGCTGAAACCTGCTGGTTGGCAGATACCATAGTGTTCGATAAATTCGCGTAGATTGTAAAATAGTCGCCATGTTTTACAAAAACCATTTTAGATCCGTCCCCGGACGCAACTACTCTGGAAACGGTGCC
The window above is part of the Kaistella faecalis genome. Proteins encoded here:
- a CDS encoding DUF4254 domain-containing protein → MSFSESAWEIFNQSINDYHQNDDVDTPINNSFEKNSLEWLLYAKNWIDTVQWHLEDIIRDENIEPLEALKIKRRIDSSNQQRTDLVEFIDSWFLQKYSDITPDSNAKINSETPAWAVDRLSILALKVYHMSLEAHRTSASEEHRFNCTNKLNVLLEQKKDLSEAIDHLLFDIESGKIKMKVYKQMKMYNDESLNPVLYQNVKNDQT
- a CDS encoding Sec-independent protein translocase subunit TatA/TatB — its product is MVTLTILALSWQHLLIVAVILLILFGGKKIPEMMRGLGSGIKEFKDAVKEEDKKTPEDPKNNSNPAN